The Nocardioides panzhihuensis genome has a segment encoding these proteins:
- the mobF gene encoding MobF family relaxase, protein MRFVEVVVNGPKSWSLAAAEHPEIARVYEAAQERAAREVIDWLARHSTTRVGPRGRQVQVPVEQIEVALIRHYTSRAGDPHRHLHLQFNARVSAAGKWRGLHSVGTVDSIEAINGIGHAAVACDPEMRRTLAAFGYTLDADGDIRELKAYASGFSHRSAQIVRNLDRYEAEWRHQHPGQSPGPALRRGWGRRAWAEGRPDKDVPVDGAAMVSRWHEELHDLGFTPPNAATAMGGTPIARLDRQVVVDLVLCRLGARRSAWNAADVRGEVEKIIASAGIVAEGTVRRELAEDLTGRAVAASKPVLNRGDVPVHVRSLTSQRVVAVEDALVSRLSARASHRGDPLPIRPVRGGSGLDPAQRQVVATIAGTARLVVVEGAAGAGKTTTLAAAEHLLGRRGRRMLVVTPTLKGAQVASREIGTSASTAHWLARQHGFRWDDDGHWDRRLPHRLAPAAPLRPGDVLLVDEAGMLDQDTALALLTIADEHRLRLVLMGDRHQLPAVGRGGVLDHATRWAHPNNTLELSTVHRFTDKTYAALTLHMRTGQNPGDVFDELAARGVIVLHPSPVERTAAMAEIAASGTAMVMADTREQVTDLNAAARERATARAAANGVLTSRGEAITAGDRVTTRRNRRDLGVANRDTWTVTGIDPDGGLRLNGRARRTRVPATYVHDHIELAYATTVHGAQGETVDQAHVAIDETTGAAAAYVAMTRGRHSNLAHLVADNLEDARRQWIDVFSRDRADLGPAHAAQRASADINTYGPQPTRRPARLLSHGEQPRIRRPQKTYAQRPSPSPSSPSHEIGL, encoded by the coding sequence TTGCGGTTCGTCGAAGTTGTCGTGAACGGGCCGAAGTCGTGGTCGCTCGCTGCTGCTGAGCATCCAGAGATCGCTCGGGTCTACGAGGCCGCGCAGGAGCGGGCCGCGCGGGAGGTGATCGACTGGCTGGCGCGGCACTCGACCACGCGGGTGGGGCCGCGGGGTCGGCAGGTGCAGGTCCCGGTCGAGCAGATCGAGGTCGCGCTGATCAGGCACTACACCTCCCGTGCTGGCGATCCCCACCGGCACCTGCATCTTCAGTTCAACGCGCGCGTGTCCGCTGCTGGCAAGTGGCGCGGCCTGCACTCGGTCGGAACCGTCGACAGCATCGAGGCGATCAACGGGATCGGGCACGCTGCGGTTGCCTGCGATCCGGAGATGAGGCGCACGCTGGCGGCATTCGGCTACACGCTGGACGCCGACGGGGATATCCGGGAACTGAAGGCATACGCGAGCGGATTCAGTCATCGATCGGCTCAGATCGTACGCAACCTCGACCGCTACGAAGCCGAGTGGCGCCACCAGCACCCCGGGCAGAGCCCAGGTCCGGCGCTGCGGCGGGGCTGGGGCCGCCGGGCTTGGGCCGAGGGCCGGCCGGACAAGGACGTACCAGTCGACGGCGCAGCCATGGTCTCCAGGTGGCACGAGGAGCTCCACGACCTCGGCTTCACTCCGCCCAACGCCGCAACCGCCATGGGTGGGACGCCGATCGCACGGCTAGATCGTCAGGTGGTCGTCGACCTTGTCCTGTGCCGTCTCGGCGCACGGAGATCTGCGTGGAACGCGGCCGATGTCCGCGGCGAAGTGGAGAAGATCATCGCCTCGGCCGGAATCGTCGCCGAAGGCACTGTGCGCCGAGAACTGGCCGAAGACCTCACCGGCCGAGCCGTCGCCGCCAGCAAGCCTGTGCTGAACCGCGGCGACGTACCTGTGCACGTACGCTCACTCACCTCACAGCGGGTCGTCGCGGTCGAGGACGCCTTGGTCTCACGGCTCTCTGCACGGGCCTCGCACCGCGGCGATCCGCTGCCGATCCGCCCCGTCCGCGGCGGGAGCGGGCTCGACCCGGCCCAACGCCAAGTGGTGGCGACTATCGCCGGGACAGCACGGCTCGTCGTGGTCGAGGGAGCCGCCGGCGCGGGCAAAACGACCACGCTGGCTGCGGCCGAGCACCTGCTGGGGCGACGTGGCCGACGGATGCTCGTGGTGACGCCAACATTGAAGGGGGCACAGGTAGCGTCCCGGGAGATCGGGACATCAGCCAGCACCGCCCATTGGCTGGCACGCCAGCACGGGTTCCGCTGGGACGACGATGGCCACTGGGACCGCCGCCTTCCTCACCGACTCGCGCCCGCCGCGCCTTTGCGCCCTGGGGACGTCCTGCTCGTGGACGAGGCCGGGATGCTCGACCAAGACACCGCCCTGGCGTTGCTGACGATCGCCGATGAACACCGCTTACGCCTGGTTCTCATGGGCGATCGCCACCAGCTCCCCGCGGTCGGCCGCGGCGGCGTCCTCGACCACGCCACCCGCTGGGCACACCCGAACAACACCCTCGAACTCTCCACAGTGCACCGGTTCACCGACAAGACCTACGCCGCGCTGACCCTGCACATGCGCACCGGCCAGAACCCAGGTGACGTGTTCGACGAGCTGGCGGCACGCGGCGTCATCGTCCTGCATCCCTCTCCCGTCGAGCGAACCGCTGCCATGGCCGAGATCGCCGCATCCGGGACCGCGATGGTCATGGCCGACACCCGGGAACAGGTCACAGACCTCAACGCGGCCGCACGCGAGCGGGCCACGGCGAGGGCCGCTGCGAACGGTGTCCTAACTAGCCGGGGCGAGGCGATCACAGCCGGGGACCGGGTGACCACCCGCCGCAACCGCCGCGACCTCGGCGTCGCCAACCGGGACACCTGGACCGTCACCGGGATCGACCCCGACGGCGGACTGCGGCTCAACGGACGAGCCCGCCGAACGCGAGTACCGGCGACCTACGTGCACGACCATATCGAGCTCGCCTACGCGACCACGGTCCACGGCGCCCAGGGCGAGACCGTCGACCAGGCACACGTCGCAATCGACGAGACCACTGGCGCAGCCGCGGCGTACGTCGCCATGACCCGCGGTCGCCATAGCAACCTCGCTCATCTGGTCGCTGACAACCTCGAGGACGCGCGACGACAATGGATCGACGTGTTCAGCCGCGACCGCGCCGACCTCGGACCCGCCCATGCCGCACAACGCGCGTCCGCCGACATCAACACCTACGGACCACAGCCCACACGCCGCCCGGCGAGACTGCTCTCCCACGGGGAGCAACCCCGGATACGACGCCCACAGAAGACGTACGCCCAACGTCCCAGCCCATCCCCCAGCTCACCGAGCCATGAAATCGGCCTCTGA
- a CDS encoding SMP-30/gluconolactonase/LRE family protein, which translates to MGLTPIKPFEAADLTQVGTGLNRPECVLAAPDGSLYTGDWTLGIARISPDGTTGPAVESDLIAQGFRPNGIALTADGDFLFANMGRAGGVWRVDRQGAVHPFAIEIAGRPIPRTNFVLVDGDKVWITISSLARHHEHFTAEEDSGQILLVRDGNVTLAADGLNWTNEMRISPDGSFLFVNETFACRTTRFDLGRDGSLSNRVHLNYPRGTFPDGMAFDAEGALWVICVLSNRLLRVAPDLTWTTLFEDVDRAELDRLASAHVEGRLTWDDISRSRGSRVSNLASVAFGGPDLKTLYLGGLGVEQVQVLRSPVAGVPLAHWGEA; encoded by the coding sequence ATGGGGCTGACCCCGATCAAGCCGTTCGAGGCGGCGGATCTGACGCAGGTCGGCACCGGCCTGAATCGCCCGGAGTGCGTTCTGGCTGCACCGGACGGATCGCTCTACACCGGTGACTGGACTCTCGGCATCGCGCGGATCTCGCCCGACGGGACGACCGGCCCTGCCGTCGAGTCGGATCTGATTGCGCAGGGCTTCCGGCCGAATGGGATCGCCCTGACCGCGGACGGTGACTTTCTCTTCGCCAACATGGGCAGAGCGGGTGGCGTCTGGCGGGTCGACCGCCAGGGAGCCGTCCACCCCTTCGCAATAGAGATCGCGGGCCGCCCAATTCCGCGCACCAACTTCGTGCTGGTGGACGGCGACAAGGTGTGGATCACCATCAGCTCGCTGGCACGCCACCATGAGCACTTCACGGCAGAGGAGGACTCCGGGCAGATCCTCCTGGTGAGAGACGGTAATGTCACCCTTGCGGCTGACGGGTTGAACTGGACGAACGAGATGCGGATCTCGCCCGACGGTTCGTTCTTGTTCGTCAACGAGACATTCGCCTGCCGCACCACGCGATTCGATCTGGGACGAGACGGCTCGCTGAGCAACCGCGTCCATCTCAACTACCCAAGAGGCACCTTTCCCGACGGCATGGCGTTCGATGCTGAGGGTGCGCTCTGGGTCATCTGCGTCCTCTCTAACCGCCTCCTCCGTGTCGCACCTGACCTGACATGGACGACTCTGTTCGAGGACGTCGATCGCGCGGAGCTCGACCGTCTCGCGTCGGCCCACGTCGAGGGGCGTCTGACGTGGGATGACATCTCGCGCAGTCGCGGGTCTCGGGTGTCCAACCTCGCCAGCGTCGCCTTCGGAGGTCCGGATCTCAAGACGCTCTACCTGGGCGGTCTTGGCGTCGAACAGGTGCAGGTGCTGCGGTCCCCGGTCGCGGGAGTGCCATTGGCACATTGGGGTGAAGCATGA
- a CDS encoding competence protein CoiA family protein encodes MCAEPGCSAPEITTVHRAPGGRRDGYRHLNRPDSASHGPESVLHRQGKALVARWARAQPNVATVEIEAPLDGRRRIADVLLTSDAGNKMAIEVQYSGLTTAEWKERTAAYKALGITVVWIWGNIGAFAPRRTRVLDVHREILRRRMPIIWINPAHERIAWAGLEDDYPRLLPANVRRHGFWFGSLDDLELRATGLFPPGFIDARIASKTTAMRPRRPRLSRGFERKVDQIASGRAR; translated from the coding sequence ATGTGCGCGGAACCAGGCTGCTCCGCTCCAGAGATCACTACCGTTCATCGTGCTCCCGGTGGCCGACGCGACGGCTATCGCCACCTGAACCGACCCGATTCCGCAAGTCACGGACCTGAGAGTGTGCTCCATCGACAGGGCAAGGCCTTGGTCGCGCGCTGGGCTCGCGCACAGCCGAACGTTGCAACCGTGGAGATCGAGGCTCCGCTCGATGGTCGCCGGCGGATCGCTGACGTCCTTCTGACTTCCGACGCCGGGAACAAGATGGCGATCGAGGTGCAGTACTCAGGGCTGACAACCGCGGAATGGAAGGAGCGGACCGCCGCGTACAAGGCGCTCGGGATCACAGTGGTGTGGATATGGGGAAACATCGGTGCCTTCGCGCCGCGACGGACTCGAGTTCTCGACGTCCACCGCGAGATTCTGCGGCGACGGATGCCGATCATTTGGATAAACCCAGCCCACGAACGGATCGCGTGGGCCGGCCTCGAGGACGACTACCCAAGGTTGCTACCAGCGAACGTTCGGAGACATGGGTTTTGGTTCGGGTCTCTTGACGACCTTGAACTTCGGGCGACTGGCCTGTTCCCGCCCGGCTTCATCGACGCCCGCATTGCCTCGAAGACGACCGCGATGCGCCCGAGGCGGCCGAGGTTGAGCAGAGGGTTCGAACGTAAAGTGGACCAGATCGCAAGCGGTCGCGCTCGGTGA
- a CDS encoding DUF4365 domain-containing protein, with product MITNPANTNWNDNRRRGRYGVAFVRSLCAQAGVGFFETPADEDTDAIDAMIKFTRGSVPVQVKCTGQFKVGEGNATLDLDPGWVAKWSAEHIAPYVILVKVPSAVPDWLDHGAGDRTLHRALALATRFDPAHHRTSITFTRADRMSTETLYRWSDDLDAFYGHLAGGAA from the coding sequence ATGATCACCAACCCGGCGAATACAAACTGGAATGACAACCGGCGGCGAGGACGATACGGAGTAGCGTTCGTACGCTCGCTCTGCGCGCAGGCTGGAGTCGGCTTCTTCGAAACGCCTGCTGACGAGGACACCGACGCGATCGACGCGATGATCAAGTTCACCCGCGGCAGCGTTCCCGTGCAGGTGAAGTGCACCGGCCAGTTCAAGGTTGGCGAGGGCAACGCGACCCTCGACCTCGATCCCGGCTGGGTTGCTAAGTGGAGCGCGGAGCACATTGCGCCGTACGTGATCCTCGTCAAAGTCCCGTCGGCGGTCCCGGATTGGCTCGATCACGGAGCTGGCGACAGAACGTTGCATCGCGCGCTTGCCCTAGCCACCCGGTTCGATCCAGCGCACCACCGGACATCAATTACCTTCACTAGAGCCGATCGAATGTCCACCGAAACGCTCTATAGATGGAGCGACGATCTCGACGCCTTCTACGGGCATCTCGCGGGCGGCGCGGCGTGA